From the genome of Malus domestica chromosome 04, GDT2T_hap1, one region includes:
- the LOC103433640 gene encoding uncharacterized protein, producing the protein MARSEVKCYCCGLTEECRPAYVATVKERHQDRWIYGFCVEAIKDENSRSSRKISTEEAMKQHVSFCEDFRMSSPPAKPTEYLIAAKQLLRRTKDSQMRERLGGCRPGMVTWGA; encoded by the coding sequence ATGGCCCGGTCGGAGGTGAAGTGCTACTGCTGCGGTTTGACGGAGGAGTGCAGGCCGGCATACGTAGCGACGGTGAAGGAGAGGCACCAGGACCGGTGGATTTACGGGTTCTGCGTTGAGGCGATCAAGGACGAGAACTCGAGGTCGTCGAGGAAGATAAGCACGGAGGAGGCGATGAAGCAGCACGTCAGCTTTTGCGAGGATTTCCGGATGTCGAGTCCTCCGGCGAAGCCGACGGAATATCTTATAGCTGCGAAGCAACTGTTGCGGCGGACTAAGGATTCGCAGATGAGGGAGAGACTGGGTGGCTGCCGGCCGGGGATGGTGACTTGGGGAGCGTAG